A single genomic interval of Streptococcus oralis subsp. dentisani harbors:
- a CDS encoding Tex family protein codes for MDKKYEKISQNLGVTLKQIDTVLSLTAEGATIPFIARYRKDMTGSLDEVAIKAIIDLDKSLTNLNDRKEAVLAKIQEQGKLTKELEEAILAAEKLADVEELYLPYKEKRRTKATIAREAGLFPLARLILQNIADLEKEAEKFVCEGFATGQEALAGAVDILVEALSEDVNLRSLTYQEVLRHSKITSQVKDESLDEKQVFQIYYDFSETVGNMQGYRTLALNRGEKLGVLKVGFEHATDRILSFFAARFKVKNAYIDEVVQQSVKKKVLPAIERRIRTELTEKAEEGAIQLFSDNLRNLLLVAPLKGRVVLGFDPAFRTGAKLAVVDATGKMLTTQVIYPVKPASARQIEEAKKDLADLIGQYSVEIIAIGNGTASRESEAFVAEVLKDFPEVSYVIVNESGASVYSASELARQEFPELTVEKRSAISIARRLQDPLAELVKIDPKSIGVGQYQHDVSQKKLSESLDFVVDTVVNQVGVNVNTASPALLSHVAGLNKTISENIVKYREEEGKITSRAQIKKVPRLGAKAFEQAAGFLRIPESSNILDNTGVHPENYAAVKELFKRLDIKDLNEEAQNKLKSLSVKEMSQELNLGPETLKDIIADLLKPGRDFRDSFDAPVLRQDVLDIKDLVAGQKLEGVVRNVVDFGAFVDIGIHEDGLIHISHMSRKFIKHPSQVVSVGDLVTVWVKKIDTEREKVNLSLLAPDESN; via the coding sequence AATCGATACTGTTCTAAGTTTGACGGCAGAAGGGGCGACGATTCCCTTCATCGCACGTTATCGCAAGGATATGACTGGTAGTTTGGATGAGGTGGCGATTAAGGCTATTATCGACTTGGATAAAAGTCTGACAAATCTCAACGACCGTAAAGAAGCTGTCTTGGCTAAGATTCAAGAGCAAGGCAAGCTAACAAAGGAATTGGAAGAAGCTATCTTAGCTGCCGAAAAACTAGCAGACGTAGAAGAACTCTACCTTCCATACAAGGAAAAGCGACGGACCAAGGCAACCATTGCCCGTGAAGCTGGACTCTTCCCTCTCGCACGCTTGATTTTGCAAAACATAGCTGACTTAGAGAAAGAGGCTGAGAAGTTTGTCTGTGAAGGATTTGCGACTGGTCAAGAAGCCTTGGCTGGTGCGGTTGATATCTTGGTTGAAGCCTTATCGGAAGATGTCAACTTGCGCTCACTGACCTATCAGGAAGTGTTGAGACACTCTAAAATTACTTCGCAAGTCAAGGACGAAAGTCTCGATGAAAAGCAAGTTTTTCAGATATATTACGATTTCTCAGAGACAGTTGGCAACATGCAGGGCTATCGTACCTTAGCTCTCAATCGTGGTGAGAAACTAGGTGTCTTAAAAGTCGGATTTGAACATGCGACAGACCGTATCTTATCTTTCTTTGCTGCTCGTTTCAAAGTCAAAAATGCCTATATAGATGAAGTGGTTCAACAGTCAGTTAAGAAAAAGGTCTTGCCTGCTATCGAACGACGCATTCGGACAGAATTGACTGAGAAAGCAGAAGAAGGAGCTATCCAACTCTTTTCTGACAACCTGCGCAATCTCCTCTTGGTTGCTCCGCTGAAAGGGCGCGTGGTTCTAGGATTTGACCCTGCTTTTCGTACAGGTGCCAAGCTGGCTGTCGTTGATGCGACGGGTAAAATGCTGACGACCCAAGTCATTTATCCAGTAAAACCAGCCTCCGCTCGTCAAATTGAAGAAGCCAAGAAAGATTTGGCAGACTTGATTGGTCAATACAGCGTGGAAATCATTGCCATTGGAAATGGGACGGCCAGTCGGGAAAGCGAAGCCTTTGTGGCGGAAGTTCTGAAAGATTTTCCAGAAGTGAGCTATGTCATCGTCAATGAAAGTGGTGCTTCTGTCTACTCTGCCAGTGAACTTGCTCGTCAGGAGTTTCCAGAATTAACTGTTGAAAAACGCTCTGCTATTTCTATCGCTCGTCGTTTGCAAGATCCCCTCGCTGAGTTGGTCAAAATCGATCCCAAGTCAATCGGTGTCGGTCAGTACCAGCACGATGTCAGTCAGAAGAAACTGTCTGAGAGTCTAGATTTTGTCGTCGATACCGTGGTGAACCAAGTTGGTGTCAATGTGAATACCGCTAGCCCAGCTCTTCTTTCACACGTAGCTGGACTCAATAAAACTATCTCTGAAAATATCGTCAAATACCGTGAAGAAGAAGGAAAAATCACTTCACGCGCTCAAATTAAGAAAGTTCCTCGCCTGGGAGCTAAAGCCTTTGAGCAGGCTGCTGGTTTCCTCCGTATTCCTGAAAGTAGTAATATCCTTGATAATACAGGAGTTCACCCAGAAAACTACGCTGCGGTTAAGGAGCTCTTCAAACGCTTGGATATCAAGGATTTGAATGAAGAAGCACAAAATAAGCTTAAGTCCCTTTCAGTTAAGGAGATGTCGCAAGAACTGAATCTCGGCCCAGAAACGCTTAAAGATATCATTGCTGACCTTCTCAAACCAGGTCGAGACTTCCGTGATTCCTTTGATGCACCTGTGCTTCGTCAAGATGTATTGGATATCAAAGATCTTGTTGCTGGGCAGAAGCTGGAAGGTGTGGTGCGTAATGTCGTTGACTTCGGTGCATTCGTTGATATTGGGATTCACGAGGACGGTTTGATCCATATTTCCCACATGAGTCGCAAATTTATCAAACACCCCAGTCAAGTAGTGTCAGTCGGTGATTTGGTAACGGTTTGGGTTAAGAAAATCGATACTGAACGTGAAAAAGTCAATCTGTCGCTCCTCGCTCCAGATGAATCTAACTGA
- a CDS encoding SprT family protein, which produces MNLTEYVQSVSLEDFGRPFTHQAQWNPRLRTTGGRFFPKDGHLDFNPKVYNELGLEVFRKIVRHELCHYHLYFQKKGYRHKDRDFKELLKEVDGLRFVPPLKSQDSHLVYQCQSCQQTYQRKRKIDTKRYRCGVCRGKLVVLNRPKD; this is translated from the coding sequence ATGAATCTAACTGAGTACGTTCAGTCTGTTTCACTCGAAGACTTTGGTAGGCCTTTTACCCATCAAGCCCAGTGGAATCCTCGTTTGCGAACGACAGGTGGGCGATTTTTCCCTAAGGATGGGCATTTGGATTTTAATCCCAAGGTTTATAATGAACTAGGTTTGGAAGTCTTTCGCAAAATCGTGCGCCATGAGCTTTGTCACTATCACCTTTATTTTCAGAAAAAGGGGTATCGCCATAAGGACCGAGATTTCAAGGAACTTTTGAAAGAAGTGGATGGACTACGCTTTGTACCACCTTTGAAAAGTCAGGATAGTCACCTAGTCTATCAGTGCCAATCTTGCCAGCAAACCTATCAACGCAAGAGGAAAATTGACACGAAACGCTACCGCTGTGGCGTCTGTCGAGGTAAACTCGTTGTCTTAAATCGGCCTAAGGACTGA
- a CDS encoding VIT1/CCC1 transporter family protein — translation MTELKHEIDANFAGRLNILRAGVLGANDGIISIAGVVIGVASATSNIWIIFLSGLAAILAGAFSMAGGEYVSVSTQKDTEEAAVAREQLLLDKDIESAKLSLYAAYLQNGECETSAQLLTNKAFLKNPLKALVEEKYGIEYEEFTNPWHAAISSFIAFILGSLPPMLSITVFPSDYRIPATVFIVALSLLITGYSSAKLGKAPTKTAMIRNLCIGLLTMGVTFLLGQLFSI, via the coding sequence ATGACAGAATTGAAACATGAAATTGATGCAAACTTTGCAGGACGACTCAATATCCTGCGTGCAGGTGTTCTCGGTGCCAATGATGGGATTATTTCCATCGCTGGAGTCGTTATCGGTGTAGCGAGTGCGACGAGCAATATCTGGATTATCTTTTTATCAGGATTGGCCGCTATTCTCGCTGGTGCTTTTTCTATGGCCGGTGGCGAATATGTCTCTGTATCCACTCAAAAAGACACGGAAGAAGCCGCTGTTGCCAGAGAACAGTTGCTCTTGGATAAGGACATCGAATCTGCAAAACTATCCCTCTATGCTGCTTACCTTCAAAATGGTGAGTGTGAAACGTCCGCCCAACTTTTGACCAACAAGGCCTTTTTAAAAAATCCACTCAAAGCCCTTGTCGAGGAAAAATACGGTATCGAGTACGAAGAATTTACCAATCCTTGGCATGCTGCTATCTCTAGCTTTATCGCCTTTATATTAGGAAGTCTTCCTCCTATGCTTTCGATTACCGTCTTTCCAAGTGACTATCGGATCCCTGCTACTGTCTTTATCGTAGCCCTTTCTCTTCTCATCACAGGCTATAGCAGTGCTAAACTAGGCAAGGCTCCTACGAAAACTGCTATGATCCGTAACCTCTGTATCGGACTTCTCACCATGGGTGTAACCTTCCTCTTGGGACAACTCTTTAGTATCTAA
- a CDS encoding ABC transporter ATP-binding protein produces MIELQHIWKQFGSRIIFSDLNLNFQSGMVYALIGDSGCGKTTLLNMLAKLETFDKGEIVYKGKPLTSLKNEEFYRNELGYLFQNFGLLESQTIRENLELGLIGKKQNKKQEKERLLLQALQAVRLDYLSLNQKIYELSGGEAQRVALAKIILKDPPLILADEPTASLDPKNSKEIMEILLELRNANRTIIIATHNPSIWKMADQVIHLSQDGKEYT; encoded by the coding sequence ATGATTGAATTGCAACATATTTGGAAACAATTTGGTTCTCGTATTATTTTTTCAGACTTGAATCTGAATTTTCAAAGTGGTATGGTGTATGCTTTGATAGGAGACAGTGGTTGTGGAAAAACCACTTTGCTCAATATGCTTGCAAAACTAGAGACTTTCGACAAAGGAGAAATAGTTTACAAAGGAAAGCCTTTAACTTCACTAAAAAATGAGGAATTCTATCGTAACGAGCTAGGTTATCTCTTCCAGAACTTCGGACTATTAGAAAGTCAGACCATTCGAGAAAATCTTGAGCTGGGACTGATTGGCAAAAAACAGAACAAGAAACAAGAAAAAGAGAGACTTCTTCTTCAAGCACTACAAGCTGTCAGACTAGATTATCTAAGTCTCAACCAAAAAATCTATGAATTATCTGGTGGTGAAGCTCAACGCGTAGCGCTTGCTAAGATTATCCTGAAAGATCCTCCTTTAATTTTAGCCGATGAGCCTACCGCCTCGCTAGATCCAAAAAATTCCAAGGAAATTATGGAAATTCTCCTTGAACTTCGTAATGCTAATAGAACAATTATCATCGCAACTCACAATCCTAGTATTTGGAAAATGGCTGATCAGGTAATTCATCTCTCTCAAGATGGAAAAGAATATACTTAA
- a CDS encoding ABC transporter ATP-binding protein yields MTLLDVKHVQKIYKTRFQGNQVEALKDIHFTVEKGDYVAIMGESGSGKSTLLNILAMLDKPTRGQVYLNGTDTATIKNSQASSFRREKLGFVFQDFNLLDTLSVKDNILLPLVLSRKPITEMMKKLVVTAENLGINQLQEKYPYEISGGQKQRVAVARAIITEPEILLADEPTGALDSKSSAALLDVFDEINERGQTILMVTHSTAAASRAKRVLFIKDGILYNQIYRGDKTERQMFQEISDTLTVMASEVN; encoded by the coding sequence ATGACACTTTTAGATGTAAAACACGTTCAAAAAATCTATAAAACACGTTTTCAAGGCAACCAAGTAGAGGCACTCAAAGATATTCACTTTACCGTGGAAAAGGGTGACTACGTTGCCATCATGGGTGAGTCTGGTTCTGGTAAATCAACCTTGCTCAATATCCTAGCTATGCTGGATAAACCAACTCGCGGGCAGGTTTACCTAAACGGAACAGACACAGCCACTATTAAAAATTCACAGGCTTCGAGTTTCCGTCGTGAGAAGTTGGGCTTTGTCTTCCAAGATTTTAACTTACTAGATACCTTGTCTGTTAAGGACAATATCTTGCTTCCGCTAGTTTTATCTCGAAAACCCATCACGGAGATGATGAAAAAATTGGTAGTGACAGCTGAAAATTTGGGTATCAACCAATTGCAAGAGAAGTACCCTTACGAGATCTCAGGTGGTCAAAAGCAGCGGGTAGCAGTAGCACGCGCCATCATCACTGAACCTGAAATTCTCCTTGCGGATGAGCCAACAGGAGCCCTTGACTCCAAGTCATCTGCAGCTCTTCTCGATGTATTTGATGAAATCAATGAGCGTGGTCAAACCATTCTCATGGTGACTCACTCAACCGCGGCAGCCAGCAGGGCCAAGCGTGTCCTTTTCATCAAGGATGGGATTCTCTACAACCAAATCTACCGTGGAGACAAGACAGAACGTCAGATGTTCCAAGAAATCTCTGATACCTTGACTGTCATGGCAAGCGAGGTGAATTAG
- a CDS encoding FtsX-like permease family protein, producing the protein MFRLTNKLAVSNLIKNRKLYYPFALAVLLAVTITYLFYSLSLNPNIGKIRGGETISMTLGFGMVIVTIASAIIVFYANSFVMKNRSKELGIYGMLGLEKRHLISMVFKELLIFGSLTLTAGLGLGALFDKLIFALLLKLMNMKVELVATFQPTVFILVILIFGAIFLGLIFINAFRIARMNALQLSREKASGEKKGRFLSLQTILGLVSMGAGYYLAVTVENPLSAVLIFFVAVLLVILGTYLLFNAGITVFLQILKKNKRYYYQPNNMISVSNLIFRMKKNAVGLATIAILSTMVLVTMSAATSIFKASETFKKFMNPHDFGISGRNVEKEDLDKLLSQYASDKGLTVTKKEVFRHSNFGIESQDGTKLRIFKKGNNFVQPKTIFMVFDQKDYEIMTGQKLSLSGNEVGLFTKSKVLEGQKELTLNDQTYTVKEEIKNDFVLEHVPNQFNILTSDYNYLVVPNLQAFIDQYPDSSLFDQLYGGMNVTASEEEQLKLADDFSKFLNNFNRELNKEGSYVYGSNLADSSAQISALYGGVFFIGIFLSIIFMVGTVLVIYYKQISEGYEDRERFIILQKVGLDQKQIKQTINKQVLTVFFLPLLFAFLHLAFAYHMLSLILKVIGVLDATMMLTVTLSICAIFLIVYVLIFMITSRSYRKIVQM; encoded by the coding sequence ATGTTCCGATTGACCAATAAGTTAGCGGTGTCCAACTTAATCAAAAACCGCAAACTCTACTATCCCTTTGCTTTAGCTGTTCTCTTAGCTGTGACCATTACTTATCTCTTTTACTCCTTGTCACTCAACCCCAATATTGGCAAGATTCGAGGGGGAGAAACTATCTCCATGACGCTTGGTTTCGGTATGGTGATTGTCACTATTGCCTCAGCTATCATTGTCTTTTATGCCAATAGTTTCGTCATGAAAAACCGTTCCAAAGAACTAGGGATTTACGGTATGCTGGGTCTCGAAAAGCGCCATTTGATCAGTATGGTCTTTAAGGAGCTTCTTATTTTTGGCTCCCTAACCTTGACAGCTGGACTTGGCCTAGGAGCTCTCTTTGATAAGCTAATCTTTGCTCTGCTTCTGAAGCTGATGAATATGAAGGTGGAGCTCGTAGCAACCTTCCAACCAACCGTCTTTATCCTAGTTATCCTTATCTTTGGAGCTATTTTCCTAGGTTTGATTTTTATCAATGCCTTTCGGATTGCACGTATGAATGCCCTCCAGCTCTCTCGTGAGAAGGCCAGTGGTGAGAAAAAAGGACGTTTCTTAAGTCTTCAAACTATTCTAGGTTTGGTTAGTATGGGAGCTGGTTATTACCTAGCAGTTACAGTTGAAAATCCACTTTCTGCTGTTCTGATTTTCTTTGTAGCGGTCTTGCTGGTAATCCTTGGTACCTATCTCTTGTTTAATGCAGGAATCACAGTTTTCTTACAAATCTTGAAGAAAAACAAGCGTTATTATTACCAACCCAACAACATGATTTCTGTATCCAATCTCATCTTTCGTATGAAGAAAAATGCGGTTGGTCTTGCGACGATTGCTATTCTTTCAACCATGGTCTTGGTGACCATGTCTGCAGCAACGAGTATCTTCAAGGCTTCAGAAACCTTCAAGAAATTCATGAATCCACATGATTTTGGAATTTCAGGGCGAAATGTCGAAAAAGAAGATTTAGATAAACTTTTGAGTCAGTATGCTAGCGATAAGGGATTAACTGTCACCAAAAAAGAAGTCTTTCGTCACAGCAATTTTGGCATTGAAAGTCAAGATGGAACCAAACTCCGTATCTTTAAAAAGGGGAATAACTTTGTCCAACCAAAAACCATTTTCATGGTCTTTGACCAAAAAGACTATGAAATCATGACTGGTCAAAAACTCTCCCTTTCAGGTAATGAAGTTGGATTGTTTACCAAGAGTAAGGTACTTGAAGGGCAGAAAGAACTCACTTTAAATGACCAGACTTACACTGTTAAAGAAGAAATTAAAAATGATTTCGTTCTGGAACATGTGCCAAATCAGTTTAACATCCTCACATCTGACTACAATTATCTTGTTGTGCCTAATCTGCAAGCCTTTATTGATCAATATCCTGATTCCTCTCTCTTTGATCAACTTTATGGTGGTATGAATGTAACAGCTAGTGAGGAAGAACAGCTCAAACTCGCTGACGATTTTTCAAAATTTCTTAATAACTTTAATAGAGAATTAAACAAAGAGGGAAGCTATGTATACGGAAGCAATCTGGCTGATAGCAGTGCACAAATCAGTGCCCTCTATGGTGGAGTCTTCTTCATCGGTATCTTCCTCTCTATCATCTTTATGGTGGGAACAGTGCTCGTTATCTACTACAAACAAATCTCTGAGGGTTATGAAGACCGTGAACGCTTCATCATTTTGCAAAAGGTCGGACTTGATCAAAAGCAAATCAAGCAAACCATCAATAAACAGGTCCTAACTGTTTTCTTCCTCCCCTTGCTATTTGCCTTCCTACACCTTGCCTTTGCCTATCATATGCTTAGCCTCATCCTAAAAGTCATTGGGGTACTAGATGCGACCATGATGTTGACCGTTACACTTTCCATTTGCGCCATCTTCCTCATCGTCTACGTCTTGATCTTTATGATTACCTCAAGAAGCTATCGCAAGATTGTGCAAATGTAA
- a CDS encoding Cof-type HAD-IIB family hydrolase, with the protein MADIKLIALDLDGTLLTTDKKLTDRTKTVLKAAREQGVKVVLTTGRPLKAMDFFLKELGTDGHDDEYTITFNGGLVQKNTGEILDKTVFSINDVTRIYEETEKLGIPLDAISEGTVYQIQSDQESLYAQFNPALTFVPIAFEDLSSQMTYNKCVTAFAQEPLDAAIQQISPELFDQYEIFKSREMLLEWSPKNVHKATGLAKLIKHLGIDQSQVMACGDEANDLSMIEWAGLGVAMQNAVPAVKEVANVITPMTNDEEAVAWAIEEYVLKEN; encoded by the coding sequence ATGGCAGATATTAAATTGATTGCACTTGATTTGGATGGTACCTTACTGACAACGGATAAAAAGCTAACAGATCGTACTAAGACGGTGCTAAAAGCTGCGCGTGAACAAGGTGTCAAAGTAGTACTGACAACTGGACGTCCCCTCAAGGCTATGGATTTCTTCCTTAAAGAGCTTGGGACAGACGGCCATGATGACGAATATACTATCACATTCAACGGTGGATTGGTTCAGAAAAATACAGGTGAGATTCTTGATAAAACAGTCTTTTCAATTAATGATGTGACACGTATTTATGAAGAAACTGAAAAACTAGGAATCCCCTTAGATGCCATTTCAGAAGGTACAGTCTATCAAATCCAGTCGGACCAAGAAAGTCTCTATGCTCAGTTCAACCCTGCCTTGACTTTCGTGCCTATCGCTTTTGAAGATCTATCTAGTCAGATGACGTATAATAAATGTGTGACTGCTTTTGCCCAAGAACCTTTGGATGCAGCGATTCAACAGATTTCTCCAGAATTGTTTGACCAATATGAAATCTTCAAATCGCGTGAAATGCTATTGGAATGGTCCCCTAAAAACGTCCACAAGGCAACAGGTTTAGCAAAATTAATTAAACATCTAGGCATCGACCAAAGTCAAGTCATGGCTTGTGGGGACGAGGCCAATGACCTTTCCATGATTGAGTGGGCAGGTCTAGGAGTTGCCATGCAAAATGCAGTTCCTGCTGTTAAGGAAGTTGCCAATGTGATTACCCCTATGACCAACGACGAGGAAGCCGTTGCATGGGCTATCGAAGAATACGTGCTAAAGGAGAATTAG
- a CDS encoding DUF1430 domain-containing protein, translated as MKRVFLFISNLLLTFFLIATLSFWKEALPQRLFPGVAVHSGQADYTTLKQELDSLARKHNSLIARTIWEVDSDGKSRTLYEAFGDGQLPDWMPPASQESIHKSDLLNNYNIISGSLTSQELATHLKELGLEKANAFENDRVSFVLAIFTQPDQLISMLIFLLTFLALIVIGQIQSLSQSGIRLISGERLSYLFFRSLARDGLDILLFGLPALLIACILLISLGYPYEVQTFLGILFILYNSLLLLLSLLIAFLFTISLKKVHLLSIIKGKLPIKSILRILYFGQVLAILLVIVGFGRMSTYYHILEKNEAGQATWEQRSNVITLQTGRSSQMKNLDELQTNADKWFDFIQHAIDNENAFLIKHNLVEQALKQATSNHNETENNPYGVEGKNILYVTPNYFQKEGMDLSSETFQKINNLKDRQILAILPEELQKNEKDIKATLQQELTNRLYSSKSNQTFEVSITYTDQKKDVFIYNTTHIAYDQWLSNPIFLVLSPKALGKVSSIFWFTNLEYLYFTDLHQTQELLKHYQLDHMVSRLSPARETYLQLNQKIKIEIFSNLASAMFAILTSILLFTSLNLLYFEAFRKTIFLKKIAGYYFFELHNRYITSQIAALFLGSGLAFIISKNIWITLILFFSFSSLAVLLLKICDKKESKTYVSIIKGG; from the coding sequence ATGAAACGTGTTTTTCTCTTCATCAGCAATCTTCTTTTAACTTTCTTTCTCATTGCGACTCTGTCCTTTTGGAAAGAAGCTCTTCCTCAACGCCTATTTCCAGGTGTGGCTGTACACAGTGGACAAGCCGATTATACTACCCTCAAACAAGAATTAGACAGCCTTGCTAGAAAACATAATAGTCTCATCGCAAGAACCATTTGGGAAGTAGATAGTGATGGAAAATCAAGAACTCTCTACGAAGCTTTTGGAGATGGGCAACTCCCAGACTGGATGCCTCCAGCAAGTCAAGAAAGCATTCACAAGAGCGATCTTCTCAACAACTACAATATTATCAGCGGATCCCTAACTAGTCAAGAATTGGCTACTCATCTGAAAGAACTTGGACTAGAAAAAGCGAATGCATTTGAAAATGACAGAGTATCCTTCGTACTGGCCATCTTTACCCAACCTGATCAGCTCATCAGTATGTTAATCTTTTTGCTGACTTTCTTAGCTTTAATTGTTATCGGTCAGATTCAATCTCTTTCTCAGTCAGGGATTAGATTGATTTCTGGAGAGCGGCTGAGCTATCTCTTCTTTCGTTCTCTCGCAAGAGACGGACTTGATATCCTTCTTTTTGGTCTACCTGCTTTGCTGATAGCATGTATCTTGCTCATTTCCTTGGGATATCCTTATGAAGTTCAGACTTTTCTAGGAATACTTTTTATTCTTTACAATAGCCTACTTCTCTTACTTAGTCTTCTAATTGCCTTTCTTTTTACCATTTCTTTAAAAAAAGTCCATCTCCTCTCTATCATCAAAGGAAAATTACCAATCAAGTCAATTCTACGCATTCTCTACTTTGGTCAGGTACTTGCCATTCTACTGGTTATTGTAGGATTTGGACGTATGTCTACTTACTATCATATACTTGAGAAAAATGAGGCTGGACAAGCTACTTGGGAACAACGCTCCAATGTTATTACTCTTCAAACAGGGCGTTCCAGTCAGATGAAAAATTTAGATGAACTGCAGACAAATGCTGATAAATGGTTTGACTTTATTCAGCATGCTATAGATAATGAGAATGCCTTCCTTATTAAACATAATCTAGTTGAGCAAGCTCTTAAGCAAGCTACCTCAAATCATAATGAAACTGAAAATAACCCTTATGGTGTGGAAGGAAAAAATATTCTCTACGTCACGCCCAACTACTTCCAAAAGGAAGGTATGGACTTATCATCAGAAACCTTTCAAAAAATCAACAACCTAAAAGATAGACAGATTCTTGCCATACTCCCAGAAGAACTACAAAAAAATGAAAAAGATATAAAAGCAACCTTGCAACAAGAGTTAACCAACCGATTATACAGTAGCAAGTCTAATCAAACTTTCGAAGTTAGTATAACTTATACTGATCAAAAAAAAGATGTATTCATTTATAATACCACCCATATCGCTTATGATCAATGGTTATCAAATCCCATCTTTCTTGTGCTTTCTCCTAAAGCACTTGGTAAGGTTTCCTCCATCTTCTGGTTTACAAATCTAGAATATCTCTATTTTACAGACCTCCACCAGACACAAGAACTTTTGAAACACTATCAACTTGATCATATGGTCTCAAGGCTATCGCCTGCTAGGGAAACCTATCTCCAGTTAAATCAAAAAATTAAAATCGAAATTTTTAGTAACTTAGCGAGTGCTATGTTTGCTATTTTGACTTCAATTTTGCTGTTTACAAGTTTAAATCTGCTCTATTTTGAAGCCTTTCGCAAAACCATATTCTTGAAAAAAATCGCAGGCTATTATTTCTTTGAATTACACAATAGATATATCACTTCTCAAATAGCAGCTCTCTTTCTCGGAAGTGGTCTAGCTTTCATTATTTCTAAGAATATCTGGATTACCCTGATCCTATTTTTCAGCTTTTCAAGTTTAGCCGTTCTTCTATTGAAAATCTGTGATAAGAAGGAAAGTAAAACCTATGTTAGCATTATCAAAGGAGGATAG
- a CDS encoding Cof-type HAD-IIB family hydrolase: MIKLVATDMDGTFLDGEGQFDMERLKNLLVSYKEKGIYFAVASGRGILSLKKLFADVRDEVIFIAENGSYVEFHGEDMYEATMSRDFYLSTFEALKNSPYFDESKMLLTGKKACYVLDTVDETYLMFSRHYNENIQKVASLEDITDEIFKFTTNFTEETIEAGEAWVNENVPGVKAMTTGFESIDIVLDYVDKGVAIVELAKKLGLSMDQVMAFGDNLNDLHMMQVVGHPIAPENARPEILELAETVIGHHKDQSVMAYMEGL; this comes from the coding sequence ATGATTAAACTTGTAGCAACCGATATGGATGGAACCTTTCTTGACGGAGAGGGTCAGTTTGATATGGAACGCCTCAAAAACTTGCTTGTTTCCTACAAGGAAAAGGGGATTTATTTTGCTGTGGCTTCAGGTCGTGGTATTCTGTCCCTGAAAAAGTTGTTTGCGGATGTGCGTGATGAAGTGATTTTTATAGCTGAAAATGGGAGCTATGTTGAGTTTCATGGAGAGGATATGTACGAGGCTACTATGTCTCGGGACTTTTACTTGAGCACTTTTGAAGCTTTAAAGAATTCTCCTTATTTTGATGAAAGCAAAATGCTCCTGACTGGGAAAAAAGCTTGTTATGTTTTGGATACAGTGGATGAGACCTATCTGATGTTTAGTCGTCACTACAATGAAAACATTCAAAAAGTAGCGAGTTTAGAAGATATCACAGATGAGATTTTTAAATTCACTACTAACTTTACTGAAGAAACGATAGAAGCTGGAGAGGCCTGGGTCAACGAGAATGTTCCTGGTGTGAAAGCCATGACAACAGGTTTTGAATCCATCGATATTGTCTTGGACTATGTTGATAAGGGTGTGGCTATTGTTGAGCTGGCAAAAAAACTTGGTCTTAGCATGGATCAGGTTATGGCGTTTGGCGATAATCTCAATGACCTTCACATGATGCAGGTTGTAGGACACCCTATCGCTCCAGAAAATGCGCGACCAGAGATATTAGAATTAGCAGAGACAGTGATTGGTCACCACAAGGACCAGTCAGTGATGGCTTATATGGAGGGCTTGTAA
- a CDS encoding PspC domain-containing protein, with amino-acid sequence MNTKFYKMRRNRMVSGVLAGLSDKWKLDVTLVRFLFAIFTISNFGIGVIIYIILASILPTKEEIEAEMYGTGPRKRKEAEAIDDNDGWFW; translated from the coding sequence ATGAATACAAAATTTTATAAAATGAGACGAAATCGCATGGTGTCAGGAGTTTTGGCTGGCCTATCAGACAAGTGGAAACTTGATGTAACCCTAGTCCGCTTTCTCTTCGCCATTTTTACTATATCAAATTTTGGGATTGGTGTGATTATTTACATCATCCTCGCCTCTATCCTGCCAACTAAGGAAGAAATCGAAGCAGAAATGTACGGAACAGGACCACGCAAACGCAAGGAAGCCGAGGCTATTGATGACAATGATGGCTGGTTTTGGTGA